One Actinosynnema pretiosum DNA segment encodes these proteins:
- a CDS encoding DegT/DnrJ/EryC1/StrS family aminotransferase: protein MTADPIGASAPRLPWNRPLIGEEEIAEVIDTLRSGWLTAGPKTAQFEEAFRRELGVESALALSSCTAALHLSLMAAGIGPGDEVITPSLTFCAVANAVVQVGAVPVLVDVEPESLTVDVDHVRAAITERTRAVIPMHYAGHACDMAALVALARDAGLLLIEDAAHALGATYRGRPAGSFGDLATFSFYANKNLTTGEGGMLVGRRDLVDRARVLSRQGIDRGVWQRHGNRTTERYDVVEPGLKYVMSDITASLGVHQLRRLPEFNARRRLIAQRYLHELAGLPGLVLPVESEEVRSSWHLFAVRVRPESALIDRGALAARLAEAGIDTSVHFTPVHRLSRYQRLAGADALPVTDRAADEELSLPCYPAMTDEDVTRVVGAVRASLSGRGSRG, encoded by the coding sequence GTGACCGCCGACCCGATCGGCGCGAGTGCGCCCCGACTGCCCTGGAACAGGCCGCTGATCGGCGAGGAGGAGATCGCCGAGGTGATCGACACACTCCGCTCCGGCTGGCTCACCGCCGGGCCCAAGACCGCCCAGTTCGAAGAGGCGTTCCGCCGCGAGCTGGGCGTGGAGAGCGCGCTCGCCCTCTCCTCCTGCACCGCCGCGCTGCACCTGTCCCTGATGGCGGCGGGCATCGGCCCCGGCGACGAGGTGATCACACCGAGCCTCACGTTCTGCGCGGTGGCCAACGCCGTGGTCCAGGTCGGGGCTGTCCCGGTGCTGGTCGACGTCGAGCCGGAGTCGCTCACCGTCGACGTCGACCACGTGCGCGCGGCGATCACCGAGCGCACCCGTGCCGTCATCCCCATGCACTACGCGGGACACGCCTGCGACATGGCCGCACTGGTGGCGCTCGCGCGGGACGCGGGCCTGCTGCTGATCGAGGACGCGGCGCACGCGCTGGGCGCCACCTACCGGGGGCGGCCCGCGGGGTCGTTCGGGGACCTGGCCACGTTCAGCTTCTACGCCAACAAGAACCTCACCACCGGCGAAGGCGGGATGCTGGTCGGCAGGCGCGACCTCGTCGACCGGGCCAGGGTGCTGTCCCGGCAGGGCATCGACCGCGGGGTGTGGCAGCGGCACGGCAACCGGACGACCGAGCGGTACGACGTCGTGGAACCCGGCCTGAAGTACGTCATGTCGGACATCACGGCCTCCCTGGGCGTGCACCAGTTGAGGAGGCTGCCGGAGTTCAACGCCCGCCGCCGTCTGATAGCCCAGCGCTACCTGCACGAGCTCGCCGGCCTACCGGGCCTGGTGCTGCCCGTCGAGAGCGAAGAGGTCAGGTCCTCCTGGCACCTCTTCGCGGTGCGCGTGCGCCCCGAGTCGGCGTTGATCGATCGTGGCGCGCTGGCGGCCAGGCTGGCCGAGGCGGGCATCGACACCTCGGTCCACTTCACCCCGGTCCACCGGCTCAGCCGCTACCAGCGGCTCGCGGGCGCCGACGCGTTGCCGGTCACCGACCGCGCGGCGGACGAGGAGCTGTCGCTGCCCTGCTACCCGGCGATGACCGACGAGGACGTGACCCGCGTGGTCGGGGCGGTCCGCGCGTCCCTGTCCGGAAGGGGCAGCCGTGGTTGA
- a CDS encoding dTMP kinase, with protein MFEGLHSSGKSTQAGLLAEWLVARGVVPTRTSWNSSTPLGATITDLKIRDRLGPQALVLMEAADLAHRWESGLGEVLAAGGVVISDRYHYSTMARGVIRGISLEHIRECFRFAPEPDLVLHVRCTGRETLRRRLAAGQSLGSHLCGADYRPVVDERAAFVEHQDRMAELYGELLPEGTVDLPLGASREEAHALVLDAYRAAGGPT; from the coding sequence GTGTTCGAAGGACTGCACTCCAGCGGCAAGAGCACGCAGGCCGGACTGCTGGCCGAGTGGCTCGTCGCGCGCGGTGTCGTGCCGACCAGGACGTCGTGGAACTCCTCCACTCCCCTGGGCGCGACGATCACCGACCTCAAGATCCGCGACCGGCTCGGTCCGCAGGCACTGGTGCTGATGGAGGCCGCGGACCTCGCGCACCGCTGGGAGAGCGGGTTGGGGGAGGTGCTGGCAGCCGGGGGCGTCGTGATCTCCGACAGGTACCACTACTCGACCATGGCCAGGGGCGTGATCAGGGGGATTTCCCTGGAGCACATCAGGGAGTGCTTCCGCTTCGCCCCCGAGCCCGACCTGGTGCTGCACGTCCGCTGCACCGGGCGCGAGACGCTGCGCAGGCGTCTCGCGGCGGGGCAGTCGTTGGGCAGTCACCTCTGCGGCGCGGACTACCGGCCGGTGGTGGACGAGCGGGCCGCCTTCGTCGAGCACCAGGACCGGATGGCGGAGCTGTACGGGGAACTGCTCCCCGAGGGGACCGTCGACCTGCCGCTCGGCGCGTCCCGCGAGGAGGCGCACGCCCTGGTGCTCGACGCCTACCGGGCGGCGGGAGGGCCGACGTGA
- a CDS encoding DegT/DnrJ/EryC1/StrS family aminotransferase, with product MTGVVPFFRPSLGAEEIAEVTATLTSGWVAPGPRAERFESLFAERVGAPAATATSSGTAALHLALLALGVGAGDEVITTALTCPATVNAIERTGARAVLVDVDPITLTIDPDRVRAAITPRTAVIVPVHYAGHPCRVDAVAAIAREHGLAVLDDGAHALGALHRGRPVGSLADLTAFSFQATKLITTGEGGMLVGRPDLVDRARTLANQGMTERGVVLPGLKLRMSDVNAGIGLRQLEKLPSFLTRRRQIADAYRAAFSDLRWLEAPEAVGDVLHAWHLFGIRVDHGADSFVAATRARGVETARQFRPVHLEPYYRRSRPAALPAAEREADRLVSIPLYPAMSEKDVAAVVTAVRGAAPTGRGGTTA from the coding sequence GTGACCGGTGTCGTGCCGTTCTTCCGCCCCTCGCTGGGAGCCGAGGAGATCGCCGAGGTCACCGCCACCCTCACGTCCGGGTGGGTGGCGCCCGGTCCCAGGGCTGAGCGGTTCGAGTCGCTGTTCGCCGAGCGGGTCGGAGCCCCTGCGGCCACCGCGACGTCCTCGGGCACCGCGGCACTGCACCTGGCTCTGCTCGCGCTGGGCGTCGGCGCCGGTGACGAGGTCATCACCACCGCGCTCACCTGCCCCGCCACGGTGAACGCCATCGAGCGCACCGGCGCACGGGCGGTCCTGGTCGACGTCGACCCGATCACGTTGACGATCGACCCCGACCGGGTGAGGGCCGCGATCACCCCCCGGACCGCGGTGATCGTCCCGGTGCACTACGCAGGCCATCCCTGCCGGGTGGACGCCGTGGCGGCGATCGCCCGCGAGCACGGTCTCGCCGTGCTCGACGACGGGGCCCACGCCCTCGGCGCCCTCCACCGCGGTCGTCCGGTCGGCAGCCTCGCCGACCTCACCGCATTCAGCTTCCAGGCGACGAAGCTGATCACGACCGGGGAGGGCGGGATGCTGGTCGGCCGCCCCGACCTCGTCGACCGGGCGCGCACGCTCGCCAACCAGGGCATGACGGAGCGCGGAGTGGTCCTTCCGGGGCTCAAGCTGCGGATGTCGGACGTGAACGCTGGAATCGGCCTGCGCCAACTGGAGAAGCTGCCCTCCTTCCTCACCAGGAGGCGGCAGATCGCTGACGCCTACCGCGCCGCGTTCTCGGACCTGCGGTGGCTGGAGGCGCCCGAGGCCGTGGGAGACGTGCTGCACGCGTGGCACCTGTTCGGCATCCGCGTGGACCACGGCGCGGACTCGTTCGTCGCGGCCACCCGCGCGCGGGGGGTCGAGACCGCGCGGCAGTTCCGCCCGGTGCACCTGGAGCCCTACTACCGGCGATCCCGTCCCGCCGCCCTTCCTGCGGCCGAGCGCGAAGCCGATCGCCTCGTGTCCATCCCGCTCTACCCGGCGATGTCCGAGAAGGACGTCGCCGCAGTGGTCACTGCGGTCCGCGGGGCCGCGCCCACCGGAAGAGGAGGCACCACAGCATGA
- a CDS encoding nucleotidyltransferase domain-containing protein, translating to MAHQSIEAEFVLRAARPTLDEDEVAAVRDLASGVEDAERWPHVVDQAYRHHLLPLLGRNVVRHGLHPRPPGANTAFRYEELFTAVYQANQVRNEALLRELEAVLRELARHGVHPLLRKGLVLTQEVYQDLGSRRSYDIDLMIEPEQVPVLKEVMPALGYATGTVSANRRVVEPRSRAEAAYWAMHVPNLSFRRQTSERFANGFVIDVLLDQFLPGSGYHLPAGGLTERGRPIRVYGVPTRAFDHEEMLVDLATHLFKEATSLHYVQIGKDLTLAKFLDIAGYATTQPVDWDRFGALCARYGIEEPVHYALHYTETVYPGSIPGHVLESTRPDDTGFLREIGTVDKDVHRWQEDFLHRLFDPTRARRAAPSRAPL from the coding sequence ATGGCCCACCAGTCGATCGAGGCCGAGTTCGTCCTGCGCGCGGCTCGTCCCACCCTCGACGAGGACGAGGTGGCGGCGGTCCGCGACCTCGCCTCCGGTGTCGAGGACGCGGAGCGCTGGCCCCACGTCGTGGACCAGGCCTACCGGCACCACCTGCTTCCGCTGCTCGGGCGCAACGTCGTCCGGCACGGGCTGCACCCGCGACCGCCGGGCGCGAACACCGCGTTCCGCTACGAGGAGTTGTTCACCGCCGTCTACCAGGCGAACCAGGTGCGCAACGAGGCCCTGCTCCGCGAACTCGAAGCGGTTCTGCGGGAACTGGCCCGGCACGGCGTGCACCCGTTGCTGCGCAAGGGACTCGTGCTCACCCAGGAGGTCTACCAGGACCTCGGGTCGCGACGCTCCTACGACATCGACCTCATGATCGAGCCCGAGCAGGTGCCGGTGCTCAAGGAGGTCATGCCGGCACTGGGGTACGCCACCGGAACCGTGTCGGCGAACCGGCGCGTGGTGGAGCCGCGATCGCGGGCCGAGGCCGCGTACTGGGCGATGCACGTGCCCAACCTGTCGTTCCGCAGGCAGACCAGCGAGCGCTTCGCCAACGGTTTCGTGATCGACGTGCTGCTCGACCAGTTCCTGCCCGGCAGCGGCTACCACCTGCCCGCGGGCGGGCTCACCGAGCGCGGCAGGCCCATCCGGGTCTACGGCGTCCCCACCCGCGCGTTCGACCACGAGGAGATGCTCGTCGACCTGGCGACGCACCTGTTCAAGGAAGCGACGTCGCTGCACTACGTGCAGATCGGCAAGGACCTGACGCTCGCCAAGTTCCTCGACATCGCCGGGTACGCCACCACCCAGCCCGTCGACTGGGACCGCTTCGGCGCGCTCTGCGCCCGGTACGGGATCGAGGAACCGGTCCACTACGCCCTGCACTACACCGAGACCGTCTACCCCGGCTCCATCCCGGGGCACGTCCTGGAGTCCACCAGGCCCGACGACACCGGCTTCCTCAGGGAGATCGGAACCGTGGACAAGGACGTCCACCGGTGGCAGGAGGATTTCCTGCACCGCCTGTTCGACCCAACGCGGGCGAGGCGCGCCGCCCCGTCCCGCGCACCCCTGTAG
- a CDS encoding ABC transporter ATP-binding protein → MRTSTARITPVLTTARAIPRAGWGLTSALAATAVCAGILPIAQMIAVGIVVGAVPRAVQDGAGSEASHRVLITIGVLGALYFTAQVVPPLQWSLSRVVALRLEHRVTAELMRAGADPVGIDHLESEAFSAAASAVREIRSGAFALTDAVNSVAQLLGGRLQGIAAAAILASFHWWAPLVLLVTFLPWDAYFRGEHRAIARSWAGRSTEQQRADHFRRLAFDPVAGREIRVFGLTGFVLDRFDRHFRTGIAQAWKERGDRLRRLVPCVLLVVLGYLLVYGAIGHDLASGAVTLTAAVVFVQVSGQIWRVVPSFNDLSRTAIGSASLTAVGKLAPAPLAARRSSPAPGDPVRFEGVTFRYPGQDELVLDGLDLVLHPGRSLAVVGDNGAGKSTLIALLAGLRHPASGRVTAGGIDLRDVDENAWRARLSPVFQDFVHYPWSARDNIAVGAKSPLTDEQLWEVARASGAAEALDGLPRGLDTPLSKDFDGGAELSGGQWQRIALARALAGARTGADLLILDEPTSNLDVRAEAEVFERFLDATRGTTTVLVSHRFTNVRRADRIVVLDGGRITEDGTHDELMAANGHYARMFRLQAERFAERAPGGVDA, encoded by the coding sequence ATGAGAACCAGCACAGCCCGGATCACACCGGTGCTCACCACCGCCCGCGCCATCCCCCGCGCGGGGTGGGGGCTCACCTCAGCGCTGGCCGCGACCGCGGTGTGCGCCGGAATCCTGCCCATCGCGCAGATGATCGCGGTGGGGATCGTGGTGGGGGCGGTGCCGCGCGCCGTCCAGGACGGCGCGGGCTCGGAGGCGTCACACCGGGTTCTGATCACCATCGGTGTGCTCGGGGCGCTGTACTTCACCGCGCAGGTCGTGCCCCCGCTGCAGTGGTCCCTGTCGCGGGTGGTGGCGCTGAGGCTGGAGCACCGGGTCACCGCCGAACTGATGCGCGCGGGGGCGGACCCGGTGGGGATCGACCACCTGGAGTCCGAAGCCTTCTCGGCCGCCGCCTCGGCGGTGCGGGAGATCAGGTCCGGAGCCTTCGCGCTCACCGACGCGGTGAATTCCGTGGCCCAACTGCTCGGAGGACGGCTGCAGGGCATCGCTGCCGCAGCGATCCTGGCTTCGTTCCACTGGTGGGCGCCCCTGGTCCTGCTGGTCACCTTCCTGCCCTGGGACGCCTACTTCCGCGGCGAGCACCGCGCCATCGCCCGATCGTGGGCGGGCCGCAGCACCGAGCAGCAGAGAGCGGACCACTTCCGCCGCCTCGCCTTCGATCCGGTCGCGGGCAGGGAGATCCGCGTCTTCGGGCTCACCGGTTTCGTGCTGGACCGCTTCGACCGGCACTTCCGGACCGGTATCGCCCAGGCCTGGAAGGAGCGCGGCGACCGGCTCCGCAGGCTGGTGCCGTGCGTCCTGCTCGTGGTCCTCGGTTACCTGCTCGTGTACGGGGCCATCGGGCACGACCTGGCGTCCGGGGCGGTCACGCTCACCGCCGCTGTGGTGTTCGTCCAGGTCTCCGGCCAGATCTGGCGCGTCGTGCCCAGCTTCAACGACCTCTCCAGGACAGCGATCGGCTCCGCGTCGCTCACGGCGGTGGGCAAGCTCGCCCCCGCCCCCCTGGCGGCTCGCCGCTCCTCCCCTGCGCCGGGGGACCCGGTCCGGTTCGAGGGCGTCACGTTCCGCTACCCCGGCCAGGACGAGTTGGTGCTCGACGGGCTCGACCTCGTCCTGCACCCCGGCCGGTCGCTGGCTGTCGTGGGCGACAACGGCGCGGGCAAGAGCACGCTCATCGCCCTGCTCGCCGGACTCCGCCACCCGGCTTCCGGCCGCGTCACCGCGGGGGGGATCGACCTGCGCGATGTCGACGAGAACGCGTGGCGCGCCCGCTTGTCCCCCGTCTTCCAGGACTTCGTCCACTACCCCTGGTCCGCCAGGGACAACATCGCGGTCGGCGCCAAGAGCCCGCTCACCGACGAGCAGCTGTGGGAGGTCGCCCGTGCCAGCGGGGCCGCCGAGGCGCTCGACGGGCTGCCGCGGGGGTTGGACACCCCGCTGTCCAAGGACTTCGACGGCGGAGCCGAGCTGTCCGGCGGCCAGTGGCAGCGGATCGCCCTCGCCCGCGCGCTGGCGGGCGCCCGGACCGGGGCGGATCTGCTGATCCTCGACGAGCCGACCTCGAACCTGGACGTGCGCGCCGAGGCCGAGGTGTTCGAGCGCTTCTTGGACGCCACGCGCGGAACGACGACCGTGCTCGTGTCGCACCGCTTCACGAACGTGCGCCGCGCGGACCGGATCGTGGTGCTCGACGGAGGTCGGATCACCGAGGACGGCACCCACGACGAGCTGATGGCGGCGAACGGGCACTACGCCAGGATGTTCCGCCTCCAGGCGGAGCGGTTCGCCGAGCGGGCGCCGGGAGGCGTCGATGCCTGA
- a CDS encoding ABC transporter ATP-binding protein yields the protein MPDPIPAPMTKATTRSRSGASHALRVVLGYAWRADRRLCAVVVAMRIAAGLLEPLGAVALALVVDAALRGDVQGAMWAASLFAVADAGSSALNHPAGKLELALREKTDHAFQRDLARLSSELPTAEHLELPEYLDKVEVARSQSTSLGDLLGRLVGLAQVAVLGAVTLVALATVDPLLLSLVLFGVPTIVWGGKAEAVRARLEDGQASRLRMVDRLVDLVVRPGSAKEVRVLRAASGIQARTTALFQALIGERDRAERRAVLLVCAGWLVFSTGFACAIALVLLRAIQGQTSPGEVLLVLALAVRLHEQMDVVTHSVVGVRRALVTARRLLWLVDYARDLTGRGGAPLPRQTTPGRGIVLDRVSFRYPGTDRDVLRDVRLEVAAGTTLAVVGDNGAGKTTLVNLLCGLHRPTAGRVLVDGVDLADVDPHEWRRALSACFQDFVRWELLLRESVGIGQLPLSGDLGGVLAAVRRAGGEEVVEGLPRTWDTQLGARWPGGVDLSGGQWQKVALARALMRVSPALLVLDEPSSGLDAAGEHALFERFARAGLHGRETGAITVLVSHRFSTVRMADRIVVVQDGGIAEVGAHDELMAAGGPYAQLYELQANGYR from the coding sequence ATGCCTGACCCGATCCCCGCCCCGATGACGAAGGCGACCACCAGGTCTCGCTCCGGGGCTTCGCACGCACTGCGGGTCGTCCTGGGGTACGCGTGGCGAGCCGATCGGCGGTTGTGCGCCGTCGTGGTCGCCATGCGGATCGCCGCAGGACTGCTGGAACCGCTCGGCGCCGTGGCGCTGGCACTGGTGGTGGACGCAGCGCTGCGCGGGGACGTGCAGGGCGCGATGTGGGCGGCCTCGTTGTTCGCCGTGGCCGACGCGGGCAGCTCCGCGCTCAACCACCCCGCGGGAAAGCTGGAACTGGCGCTGCGCGAGAAGACCGACCACGCCTTCCAGCGCGACCTGGCCAGGCTGTCCTCCGAACTCCCGACCGCTGAGCACCTCGAGCTGCCCGAGTACCTGGACAAGGTCGAGGTGGCGCGCAGCCAGTCGACGTCGTTGGGCGACCTGCTGGGCAGGCTGGTGGGACTGGCGCAGGTGGCGGTGCTCGGCGCGGTCACCCTCGTGGCACTGGCGACGGTCGACCCCCTGCTGCTGTCGCTGGTCCTCTTCGGCGTGCCGACGATCGTGTGGGGCGGCAAGGCGGAAGCGGTCCGCGCCCGCTTGGAGGACGGTCAGGCGTCGCGCCTGCGCATGGTCGACCGGTTGGTGGACCTGGTGGTCCGCCCCGGCTCGGCCAAGGAGGTGCGCGTCCTGCGCGCGGCCTCCGGGATCCAGGCCAGGACGACGGCCCTGTTCCAGGCCCTGATCGGCGAGCGCGACCGGGCCGAACGCCGGGCCGTGCTGCTGGTGTGCGCGGGGTGGCTCGTCTTCTCGACCGGGTTCGCCTGCGCGATCGCCCTCGTCCTGCTGCGCGCGATCCAGGGGCAGACCTCGCCCGGTGAGGTGCTGCTGGTGCTGGCGCTGGCCGTCAGGCTGCACGAGCAGATGGATGTGGTCACCCACTCCGTGGTGGGCGTGCGGCGGGCCCTGGTCACCGCGCGCCGCCTGTTGTGGCTGGTGGACTACGCGCGGGATCTGACGGGCCGGGGTGGGGCGCCCCTGCCCCGGCAGACCACCCCCGGACGCGGGATCGTGCTGGACCGCGTCAGCTTCCGGTATCCGGGAACCGATCGGGACGTGCTGCGCGACGTCCGCTTAGAGGTAGCCGCGGGGACGACCCTCGCCGTGGTCGGCGACAACGGCGCGGGCAAGACCACGCTCGTCAACCTCCTGTGCGGCCTCCACCGACCGACAGCGGGGCGCGTCCTGGTCGACGGGGTGGACCTGGCGGACGTCGACCCGCACGAGTGGCGGCGCGCGCTGTCTGCGTGCTTCCAGGACTTCGTCCGATGGGAGCTGCTCCTCCGGGAAAGCGTTGGCATCGGTCAGCTGCCGCTGTCCGGGGACCTGGGGGGAGTGCTGGCCGCCGTCCGCCGAGCGGGTGGCGAGGAGGTGGTGGAGGGCCTGCCCCGGACCTGGGACACGCAGCTCGGCGCGCGCTGGCCGGGTGGTGTCGACCTCTCCGGCGGGCAGTGGCAGAAGGTCGCCCTCGCCCGCGCCCTGATGCGCGTCAGCCCCGCCCTCCTGGTTCTCGACGAGCCCAGTTCCGGGCTCGACGCGGCGGGGGAGCACGCGCTGTTCGAGCGGTTCGCCAGGGCGGGGCTCCACGGCCGCGAGACCGGCGCGATCACCGTTCTGGTGTCGCACAGGTTCTCCACGGTGCGGATGGCCGATCGCATCGTCGTGGTCCAGGACGGTGGAATCGCCGAGGTGGGCGCCCACGACGAGCTGATGGCTGCCGGAGGGCCGTACGCCCAGCTCTACGAACTCCAAGCCAACGGCTACCGGTAG
- a CDS encoding WbqC family protein — translation MRTLMAQQPNYAPYLGFFDRAARADVLVLQDDLNYAKQEWQNRNRVRSGDSWRWLTVPVHGSHRAPIRDTRPVDGSWLPRHLRVLRQEYPGSASGARIDALSEALGPIRDTTLAVINEALIRHLMDVLGIDTPIVRESELGIPRVLEPNRRLLLLSELLGCDSYLSGTGGRNYVQPELWRAEGVLLEEHLFAPLPYGDRREHWQPNLSALDLLLLSADPAAEFSRARQRSGRQPWTANRPDQVVIP, via the coding sequence GTGCGCACGCTCATGGCCCAGCAGCCCAACTACGCGCCCTACCTCGGTTTCTTCGACCGCGCGGCGCGGGCCGACGTCCTCGTCCTGCAGGACGACCTGAACTACGCCAAGCAGGAGTGGCAGAACCGCAACCGGGTCCGCTCCGGCGACTCGTGGCGGTGGTTGACGGTGCCCGTGCACGGATCGCACCGAGCCCCCATCCGCGACACGCGTCCGGTGGACGGCAGCTGGCTGCCCAGACACCTGCGCGTGTTGCGGCAGGAGTACCCCGGCAGCGCCTCCGGGGCGCGGATCGACGCGTTGTCCGAGGCACTGGGGCCGATTCGCGACACCACCCTCGCGGTGATCAACGAAGCGCTCATCCGCCACCTCATGGACGTCCTCGGCATCGACACCCCCATCGTGCGCGAGAGCGAGCTCGGCATCCCGCGCGTGCTGGAGCCCAACCGTCGCCTGCTCCTGCTGAGCGAGCTGCTCGGGTGCGACAGCTACCTGTCCGGCACGGGCGGGCGCAACTACGTCCAGCCCGAGCTGTGGCGCGCGGAGGGCGTGCTGCTGGAGGAGCACCTGTTCGCGCCGCTGCCCTACGGCGATCGGCGGGAGCACTGGCAGCCGAACCTGTCCGCCCTCGACCTCCTGCTGCTCTCCGCCGATCCGGCGGCCGAGTTCTCCCGAGCCCGACAGCGGTCGGGGCGCCAGCCGTGGACCGCGAACCGACCAGACCAGGTGGTAATCCCGTGA